From one Helicobacter sp. MIT 21-1697 genomic stretch:
- a CDS encoding F0F1 ATP synthase subunit A — MDERLFTFAGLINPDHDFIIGFHTLLVAVILLILARYATYKMQVVPSGIQNVFEFIISGIISFAKDIVGEQVARKYFPLAATIAFLVFFGNAIGIIPGFEAPTSSWSFTLVLALVVFFYYHFEGIRAQGVFKYFKHFMGPVWWLAPLMFPVEIISHFSRIISLSFRLFGNIKGDDMFLLVMLMLAPWIVPVAPFAILTFMALLQAFVFMILTYVYIHGAVVVDEEH; from the coding sequence ATGGACGAGAGACTTTTTACTTTTGCAGGGTTGATTAATCCTGATCACGACTTCATCATTGGTTTTCATACATTGCTTGTGGCAGTAATTCTACTTATTCTTGCACGATATGCGACATATAAAATGCAAGTTGTCCCAAGTGGCATACAAAATGTATTTGAATTTATTATTTCTGGCATTATTTCATTTGCTAAAGATATTGTAGGTGAGCAAGTTGCGCGCAAATATTTTCCACTTGCTGCGACTATTGCATTTTTAGTATTTTTTGGCAATGCCATAGGGATTATACCCGGATTTGAAGCTCCTACTTCAAGCTGGAGCTTTACGCTTGTGTTGGCATTAGTTGTATTTTTTTATTATCATTTTGAGGGTATTCGTGCTCAAGGCGTATTCAAATATTTTAAACATTTTATGGGTCCCGTATGGTGGCTTGCTCCGCTTATGTTTCCCGTAGAAATCATCTCACATTTTTCGCGCATTATTTCACTTTCTTTTCGTCTTTTTGGTAATATTAAAGGTGATGATATGTTTTTGCTTGTAATGCTAATGCTCGCACCTTGGATTGTGCCTGTTGCTCCTTTTGCAATCCTTACTTTTATGGCTCTGCTTCAAGCTTTTGTGTTTATGATACTTACTTATGTGTATATTCACGGCGCAGTGGTCGTGGATGAAGAACACTGA
- a CDS encoding thiamine phosphate synthase: protein MKNTDFITLLITPHMNGAYLENLALKVQSLSVDWIMYRHQNSEWVQSFIDALSPLHKPLLLNLPFKNIEEILHLSKSFAGVHLKSAYLSWITPLRQSYVDEKKIIGYSAHSVDEVKYALACGADYCTLSPIFSTPNKGTPLGMGIFHQIPHFLRSRIIALGGINHHHIPILRELGLLGFAGIRCFEVSNENHFGVVD, encoded by the coding sequence ATGAAGAACACTGATTTTATTACACTTCTTATTACGCCCCATATGAATGGGGCATATCTTGAGAATCTTGCGCTTAAAGTACAATCTTTGTCTGTTGATTGGATTATGTATCGTCATCAAAATAGTGAATGGGTGCAATCTTTTATAGACGCACTATCTCCGTTACACAAGCCTCTTTTACTTAATCTCCCTTTTAAAAATATAGAGGAGATATTGCATTTATCAAAAAGCTTTGCAGGTGTGCATTTAAAGTCCGCATATCTTTCTTGGATTACTCCTTTAAGGCAATCTTATGTTGATGAAAAAAAAATCATTGGATATAGCGCACATAGTGTAGATGAGGTCAAATATGCCTTAGCGTGTGGGGCGGATTATTGCACGCTTAGCCCGATATTTTCTACGCCAAATAAAGGCACACCACTAGGTATGGGAATCTTTCACCAGATACCACACTTTTTGCGTTCGCGCATTATAGCACTCGGAGGCATTAATCATCATCATATCCCTATTCTTAGGGAGTTAGGATTACTTGGTTTTGCAGGAATCCGCTGTTTTGAGGTATCTAATGAGAATCATTTTGGAGTTGTGGATTAA
- a CDS encoding LTA synthase family protein, which yields MVAGIINFYYFRTYGNKIDVFIFGLKDDDTLAILQIMWQDYPVLLGVCSAFLFGLLTLYIYKIPTKMPPLLTKLQLPYTKLRPIQSILAHLLLIICLIIAARGSLGTFPITSNNYYISTLPIFNHLATNPLLALDWAYKDYKANAHFTPPSPQKGENLQKALFPLLHKSADSVFLKHNPPHIVLNLMESFGSNMLVYDEFPHNDLLGSLRKHFKEDFVFYKFLSGTDGTAGSFAALFFNSPTAHILRGATKNTPLPYNPFSIYANAGYEVIYITSGYASWQNLGEFITIQGAHHIYDALSLMERFPQSKIDKNAYGIPDEYAYKFAFEILENAQKPTFIAILTTSNHPPYHLPHNYTSKPIALNEKFKTRTTDESRSKIKIFTLLYQYANDAFGNFMDNIKNSSLGKNTIVAASGDHRLRDFIHNPSTDKALYHAVPLYLYVPQDYAHHIHYDPTRVGSHKDILPTLYELSLSNTQYMSLGGRNILAKEDNEKYAFGYNASVWIDREGIYPILSDVGYKWEDSHDAFGLLSTDTQIHLSPYKKAFGSTYQELFDYSIAWRIFNPQLQNDSH from the coding sequence ATGGTGGCTGGGATTATTAATTTTTATTATTTTCGGACCTATGGAAACAAAATTGATGTTTTTATTTTTGGATTAAAAGATGATGACACACTTGCTATCTTGCAAATTATGTGGCAAGATTATCCTGTTCTGCTTGGTGTATGTAGTGCTTTTCTTTTTGGATTACTTACCCTTTATATCTATAAAATTCCAACCAAAATGCCCCCTCTTTTAACAAAATTACAACTCCCATATACTAAACTTCGCCCTATACAATCTATCTTAGCACATCTCCTCCTTATTATTTGTTTGATTATTGCAGCGCGTGGCTCACTTGGGACTTTTCCTATTACTTCAAATAATTACTATATCTCCACCCTACCCATTTTTAATCATCTCGCCACAAATCCACTTCTTGCACTTGATTGGGCATATAAAGATTATAAAGCAAATGCCCATTTTACTCCGCCCTCACCCCAAAAAGGTGAAAATTTGCAAAAAGCACTTTTCCCTTTACTTCACAAAAGCGCAGATTCTGTATTTTTAAAACATAATCCGCCTCATATCGTGCTCAATCTTATGGAAAGCTTTGGTAGCAATATGCTCGTCTATGACGAGTTTCCACATAATGACTTGCTTGGCTCATTGAGAAAACATTTTAAAGAAGATTTTGTATTTTATAAATTCCTATCAGGGACAGATGGCACTGCTGGTTCTTTTGCCGCACTTTTCTTTAATAGTCCAACTGCACATATTTTGCGTGGAGCTACCAAAAATACGCCTCTCCCTTACAATCCATTTTCTATCTATGCAAATGCAGGATACGAAGTTATTTATATTACTTCAGGCTATGCTTCGTGGCAAAATTTAGGCGAATTTATTACAATTCAAGGCGCACATCATATTTATGATGCCCTCTCGCTTATGGAGCGCTTCCCACAAAGCAAAATAGACAAAAACGCCTATGGTATCCCCGATGAGTATGCTTATAAGTTTGCATTTGAGATTTTAGAAAATGCACAAAAGCCAACTTTTATTGCTATACTTACCACGAGTAATCACCCACCCTATCATCTCCCACATAATTACACATCAAAACCTATTGCCCTGAATGAAAAATTCAAGACAAGAACAACAGATGAATCAAGAAGTAAGATTAAAATTTTTACCTTGCTCTATCAATATGCCAATGATGCTTTTGGAAACTTTATGGATAATATAAAAAATTCTTCCTTAGGAAAGAATACGATTGTTGCTGCAAGCGGAGACCATCGTTTGAGGGATTTTATTCATAACCCAAGCACCGATAAAGCACTCTATCACGCTGTGCCACTTTATCTCTATGTGCCACAAGACTACGCACATCATATACATTATGACCCAACTCGTGTAGGCTCACACAAAGACATATTGCCAACACTTTATGAGTTAAGCCTTTCAAATACACAATATATGAGCTTAGGTGGGCGCAATATCCTCGCCAAAGAAGATAATGAAAAATATGCTTTTGGCTATAATGCAAGTGTTTGGATTGATAGGGAGGGTATTTATCCGATTCTAAGTGATGTGGGCTATAAATGGGAAGATTCTCACGATGCCTTTGGACTGCTCTCTACTGATACACAAATACATCTTTCGCCCTACAAAAAGGCTTTTGGCTCTACCTATCAAGAACTTTTTGATTACTCAATAGCTTGGCGGATTTTTAATCCACAACTCCAAAATGATTCTCATTAG
- a CDS encoding DMT family transporter produces the protein MSQSKNTLLFIALAVMAECFIIYASVLVKLTDMSPINLGFYRIALALPIFWLMVNTRRKIFQIPLKDIALMFIAGIFFAFDLLFFNLALRHTSVANVNLFASLACFILVPIGIFFFKEKIKKSFFIGAFVAIIGVCVLVGGKGDLSVATPYGDFMAFLSVLCYSCFLAVIYSLRRKYGTFEIMFFACVGSSIVLLALVLVFEGFELPKDTRDWGIVVLITLCGQVIGQGFFNYIMGKVNTQTSSFLLLFAPVIAAFMGFILLGENLGIYEICGIALIIFGVYIAKKDNY, from the coding sequence ATGTCTCAATCTAAAAATACTCTCTTGTTCATTGCTTTGGCTGTTATGGCAGAATGTTTTATTATTTACGCAAGTGTGCTTGTCAAACTCACAGATATGTCGCCTATAAATCTAGGATTCTATCGCATAGCACTTGCTTTACCAATTTTTTGGCTTATGGTGAATACGCGTAGAAAGATTTTTCAAATCCCTTTGAAAGATATTGCCCTTATGTTTATAGCTGGGATATTTTTTGCTTTTGACTTACTCTTTTTTAATCTTGCTTTGCGCCATACAAGCGTTGCAAATGTGAATCTTTTTGCTTCCCTTGCTTGTTTTATCCTTGTCCCTATTGGCATATTTTTCTTTAAAGAAAAAATCAAAAAAAGTTTCTTTATTGGCGCTTTTGTAGCCATTATAGGTGTATGTGTGCTTGTTGGGGGCAAGGGAGATTTAAGCGTAGCGACACCTTATGGAGACTTTATGGCATTTTTAAGCGTGCTGTGTTATAGCTGTTTTTTGGCTGTGATTTACTCACTGCGGCGCAAATATGGCACATTTGAGATTATGTTTTTTGCTTGTGTGGGCTCAAGCATTGTGCTTTTAGCCTTAGTGCTTGTTTTTGAGGGGTTTGAGTTACCAAAGGATACTAGAGATTGGGGCATAGTAGTACTTATCACACTTTGTGGGCAGGTAATAGGGCAGGGATTCTTTAATTACATTATGGGTAAGGTTAATACCCAAACTTCCTCATTTTTACTGCTTTTTGCTCCTGTGATTGCTGCATTTATGGGCTTTATATTGTTGGGAGAGAATCTTGGTATATATGAAATATGTGGCATTGCGCTTATTATTTTTGGCGTGTATATAGCAAAGAAGGACAACTACTGA
- a CDS encoding TRL-like family protein: MKKLILALGLGGSMAFFAACSTAGTAPGMLYTGNTTPGTATSASGSSKEGTATCKNILGLVALGDCSIDTAAKAGGITQIKSADAKNFGILGLYSTTTVVVKGN, encoded by the coding sequence ATGAAAAAGCTTATTTTAGCTTTAGGTTTAGGTGGTAGTATGGCATTCTTTGCAGCTTGTTCTACAGCTGGAACAGCACCGGGTATGCTTTATACAGGCAATACTACTCCGGGTACAGCTACTTCAGCAAGTGGATCTTCAAAAGAAGGAACTGCAACTTGCAAAAATATTCTTGGTCTTGTAGCACTTGGTGATTGTTCTATTGATACTGCAGCGAAAGCTGGAGGTATTACTCAAATTAAGAGTGCAGACGCTAAGAATTTTGGTATTCTTGGACTTTACTCTACTACAACAGTGGTTGTAAAAGGTAACTAA
- a CDS encoding polysaccharide deacetylase family protein: MNQAKVLMKNKRVILSFIFITICASVGIIAYIFLHQKHLSPPSIESIMAKYEHLSPTQWGEHLEGITSLLPDKNKPVVYLTFDACGGAYDKALIDYLIAHNIQATLFINARWIRKHREDFLLLAHNPLFSIQNHGTNHRPLSVNGKSIYHIKGTDSVRGVYEEIMDNDRLIFTLTGKRAHYFRSGTAYYDEIAIHIAKDLGYKIGGFDVLGDGGATFSKEKIIKQVQKVRNGSILIYHFNKPQSDTFAGIQEVVPLLLEKGYHFSKL; the protein is encoded by the coding sequence ATGAATCAAGCGAAAGTCTTGATGAAAAATAAACGAGTAATCCTAAGTTTTATATTTATCACTATATGCGCTAGTGTGGGCATTATAGCTTATATATTCTTACATCAAAAACACTTAAGTCCGCCAAGCATAGAATCTATTATGGCTAAATATGAGCACCTTAGCCCCACTCAATGGGGAGAGCATTTAGAGGGTATAACTTCGCTTTTACCCGATAAAAATAAGCCTGTGGTATATCTTACCTTTGATGCGTGCGGTGGGGCGTATGATAAGGCATTGATTGATTATTTAATCGCTCATAATATTCAGGCGACTTTATTCATTAATGCACGTTGGATTCGTAAGCATCGTGAAGATTTTTTGCTCCTTGCGCATAATCCACTTTTTTCAATTCAAAATCACGGCACAAATCACCGCCCTTTAAGCGTAAATGGTAAATCAATCTATCATATCAAAGGCACAGATTCTGTGCGCGGAGTATATGAGGAAATTATGGATAATGATAGGCTTATTTTCACTCTTACAGGCAAGAGAGCACATTATTTTCGCTCTGGCACAGCCTATTATGATGAAATTGCCATACACATTGCCAAAGACTTAGGTTATAAAATCGGCGGTTTTGATGTGTTGGGCGATGGTGGAGCAACTTTCTCTAAAGAAAAAATTATCAAACAAGTTCAAAAAGTGCGCAATGGCTCAATTCTTATTTACCATTTTAATAAACCTCAAAGCGATACATTTGCGGGAATTCAAGAAGTTGTGCCTCTCCTTTTAGAAAAAGGCTATCATTTTAGTAAGCTTTAA
- a CDS encoding Na/Pi cotransporter family protein, protein MFQKYLIPLCIVTIIYLVSTSEALTSVTAGLAILLFGMLSLGNGFRVFNGGFLENLLTTSTNTSVKSVSFGAIATAIMQSSSLVSVLSISFVSAALLNLSQGIGVMFGANLGNSAGSWLIAGVSGMKISALALPLVVGGVLFNFQANKTSKGVGQIFIGIGFFFLGVSYIKEGFEEYKEIIDFSQYSIEGLRGVLFFVGLGALMTAIVQSSHATLTIIIAAFAAGSMTYENALAATLGTSVGGVVTAAVASLSTNIDGKRLAAANCIFNFGIALLVIATFDYFVWTNSTLASFLGLDEESVLRIALFHTLFNLVAVVILLPIIPKIANLLEKLMTQKDTQVDKPLYINSTIVRYPDTAFVALIKEIEHLYQNAFELIAHSLGLSRADITSDKNMSEVLKKDVWKKEDIDIEIFYIKKIKVLFNAILDFSTQVQAHTQDAAYISKFALLTSSSRHIVEAIKSMELLQPNLKKNSLSKNSILSNEYNNLRIHLAALLRNIQEIGFDRQIHPQEAIIKLKAQKKTFKKIDKESIVHIESMLSKKEISVSHSTSLLNAIGFSHNIAKELANAIIQIQKTYIEKEQVPNNIIGGNDNESSESLDEK, encoded by the coding sequence ATGTTTCAAAAGTATCTTATCCCGCTGTGTATCGTTACAATCATCTATCTTGTCTCTACGAGTGAAGCTCTTACGAGTGTTACTGCTGGACTTGCAATTTTACTCTTTGGTATGCTTAGTCTTGGTAATGGTTTTAGAGTGTTTAATGGAGGATTTTTAGAGAATCTTCTCACCACATCAACAAATACCTCTGTTAAAAGTGTAAGTTTTGGAGCGATAGCTACGGCAATTATGCAAAGCTCCTCCCTTGTTTCTGTGCTTTCCATATCTTTTGTTTCAGCAGCACTCCTCAATCTTTCACAAGGTATTGGCGTAATGTTTGGAGCAAATCTTGGCAATAGTGCTGGTTCGTGGCTTATCGCAGGAGTAAGCGGTATGAAAATTTCAGCCCTTGCATTGCCACTTGTCGTGGGTGGTGTATTATTCAATTTTCAAGCCAATAAAACCTCAAAAGGCGTAGGACAAATTTTTATTGGTATTGGATTCTTTTTCTTAGGTGTATCCTACATTAAAGAAGGCTTTGAAGAATACAAAGAAATCATTGACTTTTCACAATATTCCATAGAAGGCTTAAGAGGAGTGCTCTTTTTCGTAGGGCTTGGTGCATTGATGACAGCTATTGTGCAAAGCTCACACGCCACGCTCACTATTATCATTGCTGCATTTGCCGCAGGAAGTATGACTTATGAAAATGCTTTAGCTGCGACACTTGGCACAAGTGTTGGTGGTGTGGTAACTGCGGCAGTAGCCTCACTTAGCACCAATATTGATGGTAAGCGCCTAGCTGCAGCAAATTGTATATTCAACTTCGGGATTGCCCTCCTTGTAATCGCAACATTTGATTATTTTGTATGGACTAATAGCACACTTGCTTCGTTTCTTGGCTTAGATGAAGAAAGTGTGTTGCGCATTGCTTTATTTCACACACTCTTTAATCTTGTAGCCGTTGTAATTTTGCTACCCATCATACCCAAAATCGCGAATCTACTTGAAAAACTTATGACACAAAAAGATACACAAGTAGATAAACCTCTTTATATCAACAGCACAATCGTGCGCTATCCAGATACTGCTTTTGTTGCCCTCATCAAAGAAATTGAACATCTCTACCAAAATGCTTTTGAACTTATCGCACACTCTCTAGGTCTTTCGCGCGCAGATATTACTAGCGATAAAAATATGAGTGAAGTATTAAAAAAAGATGTGTGGAAAAAAGAAGATATTGATATTGAAATTTTTTATATCAAAAAAATCAAAGTGCTTTTTAATGCCATACTTGATTTTTCTACACAAGTGCAAGCCCACACGCAAGATGCAGCTTATATTTCTAAATTTGCACTACTGACTTCATCTTCGCGTCATATTGTTGAGGCTATAAAAAGTATGGAACTTTTACAACCTAATCTCAAAAAAAATAGTCTCTCTAAAAATTCAATCCTCTCAAATGAATATAATAATCTAAGAATACATCTTGCCGCACTTTTGCGCAATATCCAAGAAATAGGATTTGATAGACAAATCCACCCACAAGAGGCTATTATTAAGCTTAAAGCACAAAAAAAGACATTCAAAAAAATAGATAAAGAATCCATTGTGCATATAGAATCTATGCTTAGCAAAAAAGAAATCAGTGTCTCTCATAGCACTTCATTGCTTAATGCGATAGGTTTTAGCCATAATATTGCCAAAGAACTTGCAAATGCAATCATTCAAATCCAAAAAACATATATAGAAAAAGAGCAAGTGCCAAATAATATTATAGGAGGCAATGATAATGAATCAAGCGAAAGTCTTGATGAAAAATAA
- a CDS encoding AEC family transporter, translating to MLLAIYSVCVFIFIGYIAKLLRLVGNKQSGILLGFLLNFALPAQIFNGTYHADIDRVFFSVCLISFLCSISGGLALFAIGKALKLNRDSIITMSFMGAFGNTLFLGLPIVNGALGEAYANKVIIYDQIVTGIPIAFLAPLILNLGGKGSFRPKAVALRLFQSPLFLALLCGLALKSLPLKIPDELFLPLKSLAQTATPVALFAIGVQMSLQSIKEEWKLTSVLLFGKMCIAPLFLFGIVKIGFNGFNDLWRMALIEVAMPPVVSAGAIVIRAGLNARLAVSAIAFGILLSFVSVPLWLTLT from the coding sequence ATGCTCCTTGCGATTTATAGTGTATGTGTATTTATTTTTATTGGTTACATTGCAAAACTTTTGCGACTTGTAGGAAATAAACAAAGCGGTATTTTGCTTGGCTTTTTGCTTAATTTTGCCCTACCTGCACAAATCTTTAATGGCACTTATCACGCCGATATTGATAGGGTATTTTTTTCTGTATGTTTAATAAGCTTTCTTTGCTCTATAAGCGGTGGATTGGCACTATTTGCCATTGGCAAAGCCTTAAAACTCAATCGGGATTCTATTATTACAATGAGCTTTATGGGGGCATTTGGCAATACACTTTTTTTAGGGCTACCCATTGTTAATGGCGCACTTGGTGAAGCATATGCAAATAAAGTCATTATTTATGACCAAATTGTTACAGGTATTCCTATTGCGTTTCTTGCACCGCTTATTTTAAATCTTGGAGGCAAAGGAAGTTTTCGCCCTAAAGCTGTTGCTTTGCGACTTTTTCAAAGCCCTCTTTTCCTTGCCTTGCTCTGTGGCTTAGCACTCAAATCTTTACCCCTAAAAATCCCCGATGAACTCTTCCTCCCCCTTAAAAGCCTTGCGCAAACTGCTACTCCTGTGGCGCTTTTTGCCATTGGTGTGCAAATGAGCTTACAAAGTATCAAGGAGGAATGGAAGCTTACTTCAGTTTTACTCTTTGGCAAAATGTGTATTGCGCCTTTGTTTCTTTTTGGCATCGTCAAAATTGGTTTTAATGGGTTTAATGATTTGTGGCGTATGGCACTCATTGAAGTAGCTATGCCACCGGTAGTGAGTGCTGGAGCGATTGTTATTAGAGCAGGACTAAATGCAAGACTTGCTGTAAGTGCTATTGCTTTTGGTATTTTACTTAGTTTTGTGAGTGTGCCATTATGGCTTACTCTCACATAA
- a CDS encoding Mrp/NBP35 family ATP-binding protein, protein MPQNQEQITHILSSVIYPQFSKDIVSFGFVKEVKVDENEVRIRIDIPSSAQETIEKLRQEVSQKLENALQGATLHLEINSPKPAPQPQPKTKNLAPHIKHFVMVSSGKGGVGKSTSSVNLAIALAQQGKRVGLLDADIYGPNIPRMLGLNANKAQVDESQKKLIPLKAFGVEMMSMGVLYDEGQSLIWRGPMIMRAIEQMLTDVVWSNLDVLVIDMPPGTGDAQLTLAQSVPVSAGVIVTTPQKVSLDDSARSLDMFDKLKVPIAGIIENMSGFICPDCGKEYDIFGKGTSEDLASQYSTSILAQVPLEPKVREGGDSGKPITFFEPDSKSAKAYMQAATKLLNFLEKVSSQNLADNKDIQPTQHKH, encoded by the coding sequence ATGCCACAAAATCAAGAACAAATCACGCACATTTTATCAAGTGTGATTTATCCTCAATTTTCAAAAGATATTGTAAGCTTTGGCTTTGTTAAAGAAGTGAAAGTAGATGAAAATGAGGTGAGAATCCGTATAGACATACCCTCAAGCGCACAGGAGACGATTGAAAAATTAAGACAAGAGGTAAGTCAAAAGCTTGAAAATGCCTTACAAGGAGCAACATTGCACCTTGAGATTAATTCTCCTAAACCTGCCCCGCAACCTCAACCAAAAACAAAGAATCTTGCTCCACACATTAAGCATTTTGTAATGGTAAGCTCTGGTAAAGGTGGCGTAGGAAAATCTACTTCAAGTGTGAATCTTGCTATTGCTCTTGCACAACAGGGCAAAAGGGTAGGATTGCTTGATGCAGATATTTATGGTCCTAATATCCCGCGAATGCTTGGACTTAATGCTAATAAGGCTCAAGTAGATGAGAGTCAAAAAAAGCTTATCCCACTCAAAGCTTTTGGTGTTGAAATGATGAGTATGGGAGTGCTCTATGATGAGGGGCAAAGCCTCATTTGGCGAGGACCGATGATTATGCGTGCAATTGAGCAAATGCTTACAGATGTGGTCTGGAGCAATCTTGATGTGCTTGTGATTGATATGCCACCGGGAACAGGCGATGCACAACTTACTCTTGCTCAAAGTGTGCCTGTGAGTGCAGGAGTTATCGTAACGACACCTCAAAAAGTAAGCCTTGATGATAGTGCGAGAAGTTTGGATATGTTTGATAAGCTTAAAGTGCCAATCGCAGGGATTATTGAAAATATGAGCGGTTTTATTTGTCCAGATTGTGGCAAGGAATATGATATTTTTGGTAAAGGCACAAGTGAGGACTTAGCAAGTCAATATAGCACAAGCATTCTTGCCCAAGTGCCGCTTGAACCAAAGGTGCGCGAAGGCGGTGATAGTGGCAAACCTATCACATTTTTTGAGCCAGATTCTAAAAGTGCAAAGGCATATATGCAAGCAGCCACAAAGCTTTTAAACTTTTTGGAAAAAGTCTCATCGCAAAATCTTGCTGATAACAAAGACATTCAACCTACACAGCACAAACATTAA
- the lysA gene encoding diaminopimelate decarboxylase has protein sequence MYKSNSNDKFGVIMEQTHYFALADTYQTPLYIYDLERITQAFCAIKDAFKARKSLICYALKANSNLSIVHHLAQLGSGADCVSIGEVRRALRAGIPKYKIIFSGVGKQDNEIQEALESDILFLNVESEEELTRIESIAKKLNKIARISVRVNPNIDAKTHPYISTGLSENKFGVDIEQAKSMYIFAKNAQFLEPIGIHFHIGSQITDLEPIKQSAQKIAQLAHSLLALKIDLKFFDIGGGIGIRYSDESLINPYDYAQAILEALYGLDLTIICEPGRFLVGESGVLLTRVLYEKHNGHKRFVIVDAAMNDLMRPALYRAIHQVEYFLRDKRADSSLESSLCDIVGPICESSDYLAKNIPLPPLQAGDLLILKNAGAYGYSMASNYNTRPRPAEVAIMQGNARLIKHRESFEKMIEDEESLLQDTLQTSL, from the coding sequence ATTTATAAAAGCAATTCAAATGATAAATTCGGAGTAATTATGGAGCAAACACATTATTTTGCCCTCGCAGATACCTATCAAACACCACTTTATATATATGATTTGGAGCGCATTACTCAAGCATTTTGTGCGATAAAAGATGCTTTTAAAGCGCGTAAATCGCTCATTTGCTATGCACTCAAGGCAAATTCTAATCTCTCTATTGTTCATCACTTGGCTCAACTTGGTAGCGGAGCGGATTGTGTATCTATTGGTGAAGTGAGACGCGCACTAAGGGCAGGGATTCCTAAATATAAAATTATTTTTAGCGGCGTAGGGAAGCAAGATAATGAAATACAAGAAGCACTTGAGAGCGATATTTTATTTTTAAATGTGGAGAGTGAAGAGGAATTAACGCGCATAGAATCTATTGCAAAAAAACTCAATAAAATCGCAAGAATATCTGTGCGTGTTAATCCCAATATTGATGCCAAAACTCACCCTTACATCTCAACAGGATTGTCTGAAAATAAGTTTGGCGTAGATATTGAACAGGCAAAATCTATGTACATTTTTGCTAAAAATGCTCAATTTCTTGAACCCATCGGGATTCATTTTCATATTGGCTCACAAATTACAGATTTAGAGCCAATCAAACAATCTGCTCAAAAAATTGCGCAGCTTGCACATAGTCTTCTTGCGCTTAAAATTGATTTGAAATTTTTTGATATTGGTGGCGGCATAGGGATTCGTTATAGTGATGAATCTCTTATTAACCCCTATGATTATGCTCAAGCCATTTTGGAAGCCCTGTATGGACTTGATTTAACGATTATTTGTGAGCCCGGACGCTTTCTTGTCGGGGAGAGTGGTGTCTTACTCACGCGTGTGCTGTATGAAAAACATAATGGACATAAACGTTTCGTGATTGTAGATGCAGCAATGAATGATTTAATGCGCCCTGCACTTTATCGTGCTATACATCAGGTGGAATATTTTTTAAGGGATAAAAGAGCGGATTCTTCTTTAGAATCTAGCTTGTGTGATATTGTAGGACCAATTTGTGAAAGTAGTGATTATTTGGCTAAAAATATCCCTCTCCCGCCACTGCAAGCAGGAGATTTGCTCATACTTAAAAATGCTGGAGCGTATGGTTATAGTATGGCGAGCAATTATAATACGCGTCCTCGTCCTGCAGAAGTAGCCATTATGCAAGGTAATGCACGACTTATCAAACACAGAGAATCTTTTGAGAAAATGATAGAAGATGAGGAGAGTTTGCTCCAAGATACTCTTCAAACTTCTTTGTAA